One segment of Campylobacter hominis ATCC BAA-381 DNA contains the following:
- the cuyB gene encoding cysteate racemase, with the protein MKLVGIIGGMGPLATIDLYKKVVFLTNAKSDQENIPLIIDNNTLIPDRTAYILGAKEDPFAELLKSAKRLKQSGCDAFCMACNTAHFFADRLVEQSGLPILHIAKITVNAIKKEYKNVKKVAVLSTIGTQKAGIYDNELKKNGFLTADISQIAMKKLMSCIYDGVKAGKIEDFVPKFKEILNEIDADIYIAACTEIPLFLPYIGDDKIIIDATNELAKEIIRFTKS; encoded by the coding sequence ATGAAATTGGTTGGAATTATCGGCGGAATGGGACCTTTGGCTACTATTGATCTTTATAAAAAAGTAGTTTTTTTGACAAATGCGAAAAGCGATCAGGAAAATATACCATTGATAATAGATAACAATACTCTTATACCGGATAGAACAGCGTATATTCTTGGCGCCAAAGAAGATCCTTTTGCTGAGCTTTTAAAAAGCGCTAAAAGGCTTAAACAAAGTGGTTGTGATGCGTTTTGTATGGCTTGTAATACGGCGCATTTTTTTGCAGACAGATTAGTTGAGCAAAGCGGCTTGCCGATACTTCATATCGCAAAAATAACCGTTAATGCGATAAAAAAAGAGTATAAAAATGTAAAAAAAGTAGCCGTTCTATCAACTATCGGCACACAAAAAGCCGGAATTTACGATAACGAATTGAAAAAAAACGGCTTTTTGACGGCTGATATATCGCAAATTGCGATGAAAAAACTGATGAGCTGCATTTATGACGGTGTAAAAGCCGGGAAAATTGAAGATTTTGTTCCTAAATTTAAGGAAATTTTAAATGAAATTGATGCCGATATTTATATCGCCGCATGCACGGAAATTCCGTTATTTTTGCCATATATCGGCGATGATAAAATTATCATTGATGCTACAAATGAGCTAGCAAAAGAGATTATCAGATTTACTAAAAGCTAA